A region of Ovis canadensis isolate MfBH-ARS-UI-01 breed Bighorn chromosome 19, ARS-UI_OviCan_v2, whole genome shotgun sequence DNA encodes the following proteins:
- the LOC138424401 gene encoding eukaryotic translation initiation factor 2 subunit 3, with the protein MAGDEAGVTLGQLHLSRQDLATLDVSKLTPLSHEVISRQATINIGTIGHVAHGKSTVVKAISGVHTVRFKNELERNITIKLGYANAKVYKLDDPSCPRPECYRSCGSSTPDEFPTDIPGTKGNFKLVRHVSFVDCPGHDILMATMLNGAAVMDAALLLIAGNESCPQPQTSEHLAAIEIMKLKHILILQNKIDLVKESQAKEQYEQILAFVQGTVAEGAPIIPISAQLKYNIEVVCEYIVKKIPVPPRDFTSEPRLIVIRSFDVNKPGCEVDDLKGGVAGGSILKGVLKVGQEIEVRPGIVSKDSEGKLMCKPIFSKIVSLFAEHNDLQYAAPGGLIGVGTKIDPTLCRADRMVGQVLGAVGALPEIFTELEISYFLLRRLLGVRTEGDKKAAKVQKLSKNEVLMVNIGSLSTGGRVSAVKADLGKIVLTNPVCTEVGEKIALSRRVEKHWRLIGWGQIRRGVTIKPTVDDD; encoded by the coding sequence ATGGCGGGGGACGAGGCTGGTGTGACTTTAGGGCAGCTGCACCTTTCTCGGCAAGATCTCGCCACTTTGGATGTTTCCAAGTTGACGCCACTTTCACATGAAGTTATCAGCAGACAAGCCACAATTAATATAGGTACAATTGGTCACGTAGCTCATGGGAAATCTACAGTTGTAAAAGCTATTTCTGGAGTCCACACTGTCCGTTTCAAAAATGAACTGGAAAGAAATATTACAATCAAACTTGGCTATGCTAATGCTAAGGTTTATAAGCTTGATGACCCAAGTTGTCCTCGGCCAGAATGTTATAGATCCTGTGGAAGTAGCACACCCGATGAGTTTCCTACAGACATTCCAGGGACCAAAGGGAACTTCAAATTAGTCAGGCATGTTTCCTTTGTTGACTGTCCTGGCCATGATATTCTGATGGCTACTATGCTGAACGGTGCCGCAGTGATGGATGCCGCTCTTCTGTTGATAGCTGGTAACGAGTCTTGTCCTCAGCCTCAGACATCTGAACACTTGGCTGCTATAGAAATCATGAAACTGAAGCATATTTTGATTctacaaaataaaattgatttggtAAAAGAAAGCCAGGCTAAAGAACAGTATGAACAGATCCTTGCATTTGTTCAAGGTACAGTAGCAGAAGGCGCTCCTATTATCCCAATTTCTGCTCAGCTAAAATACAATATTGAAGTTGTCTGTGAGTACATAGTAAAGAAAATTCCAGTACCCCCAAGAGACTTTACTTCAGAACCCAGACTTATTGTTATTAGATCCTTTGATGTCAACAAACCTGGCTGTGAAGTTGATGACCTTAAGGGGGGTGTAGCTGGTGGTAGTATTCTAAAAGGAGTATTAAAGGTGGGCCAGGAGATAGAAGTCAGACCTGGTATTGTTTCCAAAGACAGTGAAGGAAAACTCATGTGTAAACCTATCTTTTCCAAAATTGTATCGCTTTTCGCAGAGCATAATGATCTTCAGTATGCTGCCCCAGGAGGTCTTATTGGAGTTGGAACAAAAATTGACCCCACTTTGTGCCGGGCTGACAGAATGGTGGGGCAAGTACTTGGTGCAGTTGGAGCTTTACCTGAGATCTTCACAGAATTGGAAATTTCCTATTTCCTGCTTAGAAGGCTTCTAGGTGTTCGCACTGAAGGAGACAAGAAAGCAGCGAAAGTACAAAAGCTGTCTAAGAATGAAGTGCTTATGGTGAATATAGGATCCCTGTCGACAGGAGGAAGAGTTAGTGCAGTCAAGGCTGATTTGGGTAAAATCGTCTTGACTAATCCTGTGTGCACAGAAGTAGGAGAAAAGATTGCACTTAGCCGAAGAGTTGAGAAACACTGGCGTTTAATTGGTTGGGGTCAAATAAGAAGAGGAGTGACAATCAAGCCGACAGTAGATGATGACTGA